One window of Streptomyces sp. SUK 48 genomic DNA carries:
- the lysA gene encoding diaminopimelate decarboxylase, with protein MSRSAHPAGPRHADVLTEGHYSAPPTDLNVLDHKVWAQTVGRGEDGVVTVGGVPVTRLAEEFGTPAYIMDEADFRARARAWRTAFGSDADVFYAGKAFLSRAVVRWLEEEGLNLDVCSGGELATALSAGMDPERIAFHGNNKSVAEITRAVEAGVGRIVLDSFQEIARVAHIAQSLGKRQKAQIRITVGVEAHTHEFIATAHEDQKFGIPLAGGQAAEAVRRALHLDGLELTGIHSHIGSQIFDMSGFEVAAHRVVGLLKDIRDEHGVELPEIDLGGGLGIAYTSDDDPREPHEIAKALGEIVSRECEAARLRTPRISVEPGRAVVGPTAFTLYEVGTVKPLDGLRTYVSVDGGMSDNIRTALYDAEYSVALVSRASDAEPLLVRVVGKHCESGDIVVKDAFLPADIAPGDLIAVPATGAYCRSMASNYNHVLRPPVVAVRDGEARVIVRRETEDDLLRLDVG; from the coding sequence TCGGCCGCGGCGAGGACGGGGTCGTCACCGTCGGCGGGGTCCCCGTGACCCGGCTCGCCGAGGAGTTCGGCACGCCCGCGTACATCATGGACGAGGCCGACTTCCGGGCGCGGGCACGCGCCTGGCGCACCGCCTTCGGGTCCGACGCCGACGTGTTCTACGCGGGGAAGGCGTTCCTCTCGCGTGCCGTCGTGCGATGGCTGGAAGAGGAAGGGCTGAATCTCGACGTCTGCTCCGGGGGCGAGCTCGCGACGGCGCTCTCCGCCGGGATGGACCCCGAGCGCATCGCCTTCCACGGGAACAACAAGTCCGTCGCGGAGATCACCCGCGCCGTGGAGGCCGGCGTCGGGCGGATCGTGCTCGACTCCTTCCAGGAGATCGCGCGGGTCGCGCATATCGCGCAGTCCCTGGGCAAGCGGCAGAAGGCCCAGATCCGGATCACCGTCGGCGTCGAGGCCCACACCCACGAGTTCATCGCCACCGCCCACGAGGACCAGAAGTTCGGCATCCCGCTCGCCGGCGGCCAGGCCGCCGAGGCCGTGCGGCGCGCGCTGCACCTGGACGGGCTCGAACTGACCGGCATCCACTCGCACATCGGCTCGCAGATCTTCGACATGTCCGGGTTCGAGGTCGCCGCCCACCGCGTCGTCGGACTGCTCAAGGACATCCGCGACGAGCACGGCGTCGAACTGCCCGAGATCGACCTCGGCGGCGGCCTCGGCATCGCCTACACCAGCGACGACGACCCGCGCGAGCCCCACGAGATCGCCAAGGCGCTCGGCGAGATCGTCAGCCGCGAGTGCGAGGCGGCGCGGCTGCGCACGCCCCGGATCTCGGTGGAGCCCGGACGCGCCGTCGTCGGCCCGACCGCGTTCACGCTCTACGAGGTCGGCACCGTGAAGCCGCTGGACGGGCTGCGCACGTACGTCTCCGTCGACGGCGGCATGTCCGACAACATCCGGACCGCGCTGTACGACGCCGAGTACAGCGTCGCCCTCGTCTCGCGGGCCAGCGATGCCGAGCCGCTGCTCGTCCGGGTCGTCGGCAAGCACTGCGAGAGCGGGGACATCGTGGTCAAGGACGCGTTCCTGCCCGCCGATATCGCGCCGGGCGACCTCATCGCCGTACCGGCCACGGGGGCGTACTGCCGGTCGATGGCCAGCAACTACAACCATGTGCTCCGGCCGCCCGTCGTCGCGGTGCGCGACGGCGAGGCCCGGGTGATCGTCCGGCGGGAGACGGAGGACGATCTCCTGCGTCTCGACGTCGGGTGA